From the Oscillospiraceae bacterium genome, the window TCCTACCGCTTCCCCGACTACAGCGAAGCGACGAACGACAACCTCAGCAACATGAACGGCACGATCAACAACGGCATCATGGTGTACGACATCATCAAGGGAGAGAGAACTTATCAGTACCTCCCATCCGCTAAAGTGCCGCTGTACCCCTTCGGGTACGGACTGAGCTACGGCCAGTTCGAATATTCCAACGTGGCCGTCTCCGCCATCAGCGACGGCAAGTTCACCGTCAGCGGCAAGGTGAAAAACACCGGAAGCAAGACCAGTGACGAAGTCGTGCAGATCTACAGCGCCTTCGCGGACACTGAGTCGCGGATCAAACAGCCCATCAAGAAGCTGATCGCCTACGAGCGGCTGCATGACATCGCCCCAGGCGATGAAGAATCCTTCAGCTTTGTGATCGATCTGCAGGACAAACTGGGCGTGTGGGACGTGGAATCCGGCGGCTATGTGGTAGAAGCCGGCGCTTACGTCATCACGGCCGGCGGCTCCTCGGCCGACGCAGACGACATGGACGGTGTCGGCGGCAACGACGCCATGCTGACGGTCGCTGTAGGCGTCGGCGTAAACAACGGCGTAGATCTGACAGCCACGAAGCGCGACCTCAAGAAGCTCACACTGGCGGAAAACCTCGACGACTACAGCGAAAAGGGCGAGCAGGTGGACGACATCGAGACGGTCAGCGCCTCCATCGCGTACAAATCCAACACAGCCATCCAGTTCCGGAAGGACGGCGCGTGGATCAGCTTCAAAAACGTCGATTTCACATCGGCGCCCGCGCGTCTGACCGTGCAGGCCGGTTCCGACAGAACCGGCAGCCTGACGGTATATGCGCTACCAACAGGTGGCGATCCCGACACCGAGCTTACCGCCGCCACCACCATCGCTACCATCGCTCTCACGGACACCCGCCCGGGCAGCTTGGCCACGGGGCTCGGCATCGGACCGGTAGGCGTATACCCGGGCAGCGTGGACGGCCAAACCTACAAAGACGCCTACGTGAAGCCGGAGTGGCGGAAGTACGGCGTGAACGTCACCGTAACCACGGGCACCTATGATATCTACATCGAGACGGAGAAGCGGGGCGCCGTCCTTGAGTGGCTCCAGTTCAACGCCCCCGAAACCGCCACCGACATTGCGATCGATCAGCTCTACTCGCTGGATTCCATCCGCGAAAAGAGTGGGGCGCTGACGCTTTCGGCCAATCTCACACCCGTCACCGCCCTGGATGCAGTGGCCTGGAGTGTCGCCAACAAGAGTGGTACCGGCGCGGCGCTCGCGGAGATCAACGCCGCCACTGGCGTGCTTACGGCCACCGGCGCGAACAACGGGACCGTCACCGTGACGGTCACAGCTGGGAACCAGACGGCCACGAAGGACATCCTGATCACCAACCAGCTCGACAGTAACAAAGTGACCGTCGACAGCCAAAATTTAACCGTGGATTATCTGCTGCTTCGGACCGGCGCCGCCTTTGGCGCGAACGACAACATCTCGCGCTGGCAGGGCACGAACCAGCAGACGGCGGTGTTCCTCGCGCCCGAGAGAGTCAACATCGGCGGCGCGTATTTCCTGTACGCCACACCCGGGTCCGGCTACACCACTCTCCCCGCCAATGCGCTCGACTGGGCGGTGTACGGCAGTGACGGGGTTTCCGCAACAACCCTGGCGACGATCGATCAGGCGGGCCTGCTGACGGCCGCGGGCACGGGGAACGGAGACGTCGTGGTAAAGGCCACACTCAAAAACAACCTGGACATCTTCGTCACCCGCACGATCCGGCTGCAAAACCAGAGCCGCAAAGACGGCCGCAAGATGATCCAAGCGGAGAACTGGGACACGGCGACCGCCGGCAGCACCGGCAACCCAGCGACCACTTATATGGCCGGCGGCAACGAAGTGGGTCTCTACCAAACCGCCGCGGTGACAGCCGAGGTGAACCAGGCCGTACTGGGTTATAAGAAAGTCGATTTCGGCACAGACGCGGGCTCCTTCCAGATCCGGATGGCCACCACCGCGAGTTCCACCCTGGAGCTATGGATCGACGGCCAGAACACGGCCGACGGCGGTGTCAAAATCGGCGGGCCGACGATCATCCCGGCGGGCGCTTCTTATGCGACATATCGAACCGTAGTTCTGCCCATTCTGCCGACAAGCGGCGAGCATGATCTCTACTTGGTGACAACCGCCACGGCGTCAGGTACCGCGCTGACGAACAGACTGAACTATTTCCAGCTCTTCTCGCTCGGGACCGGTGAGGTGGCCACATATACCGTGACTTTCAACCCCAACGGAGGCACGGTGACAACCCCATCTCAGGTGGTCCTGATAGACACTCCAGCCACTGAGCCCACCGCCGCCTCTCGGCATGGTTACACGTTCAGCGGTTGGTACACGGCAGCGACCACCGGAAGCAAGTGGAACTTTGCCAATCCGGTGACTTCGGATCTCATACTGTATGCACATTGGGCCGAGGTTCCGTCCTCTGGGTATACCCCAACCGGGCCAACGACTCCGAGTATCCCCAGCACGCCCGTCACCCCTGATGCGCCCAGCGGGCCGCTGGGCGGTTTCTCCGACGCGGGCCAAGTCTCCAGTTGGGCCACCGAATTTGTGGAACGGCTGGTGGAGGCGGAGATCATCTCCGGCCGCCCGAACGGCACCATCGACCCGCGGGGCAACGTGACACGCGCCGAATTCACCAAGATGATCGTGTTGGGCCTCAAACTTGAGGCCGGCGAAGCACCCAAGTCATTCGCGGACGTGACCGCGGGCGACTGGTTCAAGAGTGTCGTCGACATCGCCTCTTCGCACGAGATTGTGCTCGGTGTCTCGGAAACGGCCTTTGCCCCGAATCGCACGATCACCCGTCAGGATCTGTGCACCATTGTTTACCGTGGGCTGGTCGCGCTGGACGTGACGCTTCCGGCGATCGAAGACGGCGGCGCGTTCCCGGATGAGGCGCAGATCGCAAGCTACGCACTGGATGCGGTGAAGACATTGAGACAGCTGAACATCGTCACCGGGCGCAGCAGCGGCGTCTTCGATCCGCGGGCGTACGCGACGCGTGAGGAAACCGCAAAGATCATCTGCGGCGTCATCGACTATGTCGCCTCGGCTTCGGCCTCGGCGCCCGTCGACTCTACGGAGCCCGCATCTACGGAACCCGCCGCATAACTGGCAGAAAGCCAATCGATATACGCAGGGTCCCCGGACGATGTTCGTCCGGGGACCCTGCGT encodes:
- a CDS encoding S-layer homology domain-containing protein yields the protein SYRFPDYSEATNDNLSNMNGTINNGIMVYDIIKGERTYQYLPSAKVPLYPFGYGLSYGQFEYSNVAVSAISDGKFTVSGKVKNTGSKTSDEVVQIYSAFADTESRIKQPIKKLIAYERLHDIAPGDEESFSFVIDLQDKLGVWDVESGGYVVEAGAYVITAGGSSADADDMDGVGGNDAMLTVAVGVGVNNGVDLTATKRDLKKLTLAENLDDYSEKGEQVDDIETVSASIAYKSNTAIQFRKDGAWISFKNVDFTSAPARLTVQAGSDRTGSLTVYALPTGGDPDTELTAATTIATIALTDTRPGSLATGLGIGPVGVYPGSVDGQTYKDAYVKPEWRKYGVNVTVTTGTYDIYIETEKRGAVLEWLQFNAPETATDIAIDQLYSLDSIREKSGALTLSANLTPVTALDAVAWSVANKSGTGAALAEINAATGVLTATGANNGTVTVTVTAGNQTATKDILITNQLDSNKVTVDSQNLTVDYLLLRTGAAFGANDNISRWQGTNQQTAVFLAPERVNIGGAYFLYATPGSGYTTLPANALDWAVYGSDGVSATTLATIDQAGLLTAAGTGNGDVVVKATLKNNLDIFVTRTIRLQNQSRKDGRKMIQAENWDTATAGSTGNPATTYMAGGNEVGLYQTAAVTAEVNQAVLGYKKVDFGTDAGSFQIRMATTASSTLELWIDGQNTADGGVKIGGPTIIPAGASYATYRTVVLPILPTSGEHDLYLVTTATASGTALTNRLNYFQLFSLGTGEVATYTVTFNPNGGTVTTPSQVVLIDTPATEPTAASRHGYTFSGWYTAATTGSKWNFANPVTSDLILYAHWAEVPSSGYTPTGPTTPSIPSTPVTPDAPSGPLGGFSDAGQVSSWATEFVERLVEAEIISGRPNGTIDPRGNVTRAEFTKMIVLGLKLEAGEAPKSFADVTAGDWFKSVVDIASSHEIVLGVSETAFAPNRTITRQDLCTIVYRGLVALDVTLPAIEDGGAFPDEAQIASYALDAVKTLRQLNIVTGRSSGVFDPRAYATREETAKIICGVIDYVASASASAPVDSTEPASTEPAA